The Desulfohalovibrio reitneri genome contains a region encoding:
- a CDS encoding HD-GYP domain-containing protein encodes MDIRDPITGGHSDRVAKLSLDILRRLDLPEETVDDIYLGALIHDIGKIGIPDAVLNKPGKLDYDEMYTIRKHPELGREIMGTVPLSETALRTLYEHHERYDGSGYPRQLRGEEISLGGRILAVADVFDALNSDRPYRKGLDIEQVCSFLWKRSGTEFDPQVVDIALSLKAPGNWRPPDE; translated from the coding sequence GTGGACATCCGAGACCCCATCACCGGCGGGCACTCGGACCGCGTGGCCAAGCTGAGCCTGGACATCCTGCGGCGGCTGGATCTGCCGGAGGAGACCGTGGACGACATCTATCTGGGCGCGCTCATCCACGACATCGGCAAGATCGGCATTCCGGACGCGGTGCTGAACAAGCCGGGCAAGCTGGACTACGACGAGATGTACACCATCCGCAAGCACCCGGAGTTGGGCAGGGAGATAATGGGAACGGTGCCGTTGTCCGAGACCGCCCTGCGCACCCTGTACGAGCACCACGAGCGGTACGACGGTTCCGGCTACCCGCGCCAGTTGCGTGGCGAGGAGATCAGTCTGGGCGGGCGCATCCTGGCGGTGGCCGACGTGTTCGACGCCCTGAACTCGGACAGGCCGTACCGCAAGGGGCTGGATATTGAACAGGTCTGTTCCTTCCTCTGGAAAAGGTCTGGCACGGAGTTCGATCCACAAGTGGTTGATATCGCTCTTTCTTTGAAAGCGCCGGGAAATTGGCGTCCGCCGGATGAATGA
- a CDS encoding AMP-binding protein: MTDKRTLSIAKGERRGYPLDKTLHRLFREQAARTPHAPAVADGAERLTCAQLDRDSDLVAGWLIERGAGPGAIVALHMEESAAFMADYLGALKAGAAYMPLDTDLPPAARDRTLEAVQPLAV; this comes from the coding sequence GTGACGGACAAGCGAACCCTTTCCATAGCCAAGGGGGAGCGGCGGGGCTACCCGCTGGACAAGACCCTGCACCGGCTCTTCCGCGAGCAGGCGGCCCGCACGCCCCACGCCCCGGCGGTGGCGGACGGTGCCGAGCGGCTGACCTGCGCCCAATTGGACCGCGACTCCGACCTGGTGGCCGGGTGGCTAATTGAGCGCGGCGCGGGGCCGGGGGCCATAGTGGCCCTGCACATGGAAGAGAGCGCCGCCTTCATGGCCGACTACCTGGGCGCGCTCAAGGCGGGCGCGGCCTACATGCCCCTGGACACCGACCTGCCCCCCGCCGCCCGCGACCGCACCCTGGAGGCGGTGCAGCCCCTGGCCGTGTGA
- a CDS encoding AMP-binding protein — translation MPAPPERFPEVGPDDPAYCVMTSGTTGEPKGILCPHRGAVNSYFWRYEHLPYAEAEREACSIFFVWECLRPLLQGACLHIPPPGAVYSPRELVDYLAENRITRVLFTPSLLDRWCWAASAWTSSWPSRRPGCCKRGAARWGCWDWTRSGTRTPAWATCCATPATCCASAPATCGPS, via the coding sequence ATGCCCGCCCCGCCGGAGCGTTTCCCGGAAGTCGGGCCGGACGACCCAGCCTACTGCGTCATGACCTCCGGCACCACGGGCGAGCCCAAGGGCATCCTCTGCCCGCACCGGGGGGCGGTGAACTCCTACTTCTGGCGCTACGAGCACCTGCCCTACGCCGAGGCCGAGCGGGAGGCCTGCTCCATCTTCTTCGTCTGGGAATGTCTGCGGCCGCTGCTGCAAGGGGCCTGCCTGCATATTCCCCCGCCGGGCGCGGTCTACTCCCCGCGCGAACTGGTGGACTATCTGGCGGAGAACCGCATCACGCGCGTCCTCTTCACCCCCTCCCTGCTGGACCGGTGGTGCTGGGCGGCTTCTGCCTGGACCTCAAGCTGGCCATCGAGGCGGCCCGGCTGCTGCAAGCGCGGGGCCGCGCGGTGGGGCTGCTGGGACTGGACCCGGTCTGGGACGAGGACTCCGGCCTGGGCAACCTGCTGCGCCACGCCCGCAACCTGTTGCGCTTCGGCCCCGGCTACGTGCGGGCCAAGCTAA
- a CDS encoding methyl-accepting chemotaxis protein, translating into MRSITIRMRMLLLIGLGLLFAAGVGLSFHQELLHVEDLAVDSAQESTLNGQKQKLKVAVHSMAVSLSEMIADDATREERVETIRKAIAPIRFEADDTGYFFTAKGTSITAHAADPSLHGKDLGAVEDKNGVRFMRKLQQAARDGGGYVRYVWEKPGAGEQPKLSYAEMIPGTDMWLASGVYIDNVQAAMDRIAGAIEESVDSSIMFMAAGVVAALLLIVLPVSLVIFRSISRPLGQATEAAQRIADGDLEVEIQPTGRDEITKLQAALQTMVETLRRNLQEIEAKRKEAAEKADAAEQAASQADEARKQAVQAKQQGLLDAATRLEHVVERLSSSSEEISAQADQINQGSANQRERISETATAVEEMNATVLEVARNASTAAERAESSRDKANEGQEIVRRSMTSMRHLEEIASHLKESMGSLGRKADDIGRVMNVINDIADQTNLLALNAAIEAARAGDAGRGFAVVADEVRKLAEKTMEATKEVGEAIHGIQEVSRTNMDSVEKAGEAVQEAVELAGESEQSLLDIVSLAEETSSQVSSIATAAEQQSAASEQINSSVSEVNRIADENADSMQQTAQAIQEQAAQAGELRRLVDDLKSEGGQAG; encoded by the coding sequence ATGCGTTCCATCACCATCCGCATGCGGATGCTTCTGCTTATCGGCCTTGGCCTGCTCTTCGCGGCCGGGGTCGGGTTAAGTTTCCACCAGGAATTGCTCCATGTGGAGGACTTGGCCGTGGACAGCGCCCAGGAGTCCACCCTGAACGGCCAGAAACAGAAACTCAAGGTGGCCGTCCACTCCATGGCCGTCTCCCTGTCCGAGATGATCGCGGACGACGCAACCCGCGAGGAGCGGGTCGAGACCATCCGCAAGGCCATCGCCCCCATCCGCTTCGAGGCCGACGACACCGGCTACTTTTTCACCGCCAAGGGCACCAGCATCACCGCCCACGCCGCCGACCCGTCCCTGCACGGCAAGGATTTGGGAGCTGTGGAAGACAAAAACGGCGTCCGTTTCATGCGCAAGCTCCAGCAGGCGGCCAGGGACGGCGGGGGCTACGTGCGCTACGTCTGGGAAAAGCCCGGCGCGGGAGAACAGCCCAAGCTGTCCTACGCGGAGATGATTCCCGGCACGGACATGTGGCTGGCCTCCGGGGTCTACATCGACAATGTCCAGGCAGCCATGGATCGCATCGCCGGGGCAATCGAGGAATCCGTGGATTCCTCGATCATGTTTATGGCCGCTGGCGTAGTCGCGGCCCTGCTGCTCATCGTGCTGCCCGTCTCCCTGGTCATCTTCCGCAGCATCTCCCGCCCCCTGGGGCAGGCCACCGAAGCCGCCCAGCGCATAGCGGACGGCGACCTGGAAGTTGAAATCCAGCCCACGGGCCGCGACGAAATCACCAAGTTGCAGGCCGCCCTGCAAACCATGGTGGAGACCCTGCGCCGCAACCTCCAGGAGATCGAGGCCAAGCGCAAGGAAGCCGCGGAAAAGGCCGACGCAGCCGAGCAGGCGGCGAGTCAGGCGGACGAGGCCAGGAAGCAGGCCGTCCAGGCCAAGCAGCAGGGACTGCTGGACGCGGCCACCCGCCTGGAACACGTGGTGGAGCGGCTCTCTTCCTCCTCCGAGGAAATCTCCGCCCAGGCGGACCAGATCAACCAGGGCTCCGCCAACCAGCGCGAGCGCATCTCCGAGACGGCCACCGCAGTGGAGGAAATGAACGCCACCGTGCTGGAGGTCGCCCGCAACGCCTCCACCGCCGCCGAGCGCGCCGAATCCTCGCGCGACAAGGCCAACGAAGGACAGGAGATCGTCCGCCGCTCCATGACCTCCATGCGCCACCTGGAGGAGATCGCCTCCCACCTCAAGGAAAGCATGGGCAGCCTGGGCCGGAAGGCCGACGACATCGGCCGGGTGATGAACGTCATCAACGACATCGCCGACCAGACCAACCTCCTGGCCCTCAACGCCGCCATCGAGGCCGCCCGCGCGGGCGACGCCGGACGCGGCTTCGCCGTGGTGGCCGACGAGGTCCGCAAGCTGGCGGAGAAGACCATGGAGGCCACCAAGGAGGTGGGCGAGGCCATCCACGGCATCCAGGAAGTCTCCCGCACCAACATGGACAGCGTGGAAAAGGCCGGGGAAGCCGTTCAGGAAGCCGTGGAGCTGGCTGGGGAATCGGAACAGTCCCTGCTGGACATCGTGAGCCTGGCCGAGGAGACTTCATCCCAGGTCTCCTCCATCGCCACGGCCGCCGAGCAGCAGTCCGCGGCCTCGGAGCAGATCAACAGCTCCGTGTCCGAGGTCAACCGCATCGCCGACGAGAACGCCGACTCCATGCAGCAAACCGCCCAGGCCATCCAGGAACAGGCCGCCCAGGCGGGCGAACTGCGCAGGCTGGTGGACGACCTCAAGAGCGAGGGCGGACAGGCGGGATAG
- a CDS encoding serine O-acetyltransferase: MDDTTRLWSDEMAARDAARAGFGESLARDWRRNAGSAKGRLILTLYRVAHIFASRPRSSPVWWLGLPFMVAYRLLVEWLLGVELPAAARVGPGLALHHGVGLVVNAYTVIGADVTLRHGTTLGHKSSEPEAERLCPLVADGADLGSGCTILGPLRVGRGAVVGAGSVVTRNVEDGGVVAGNPARPVTPREG, from the coding sequence ATGGACGACACCACGCGCCTGTGGAGCGACGAGATGGCCGCGCGGGACGCGGCCCGGGCGGGCTTTGGGGAAAGCCTGGCCCGCGACTGGCGGCGCAACGCGGGCAGCGCCAAGGGCCGCCTTATACTGACTCTGTACCGCGTGGCCCACATCTTCGCGTCCAGGCCCAGGTCCAGCCCGGTGTGGTGGCTGGGGCTGCCGTTCATGGTGGCCTACCGCCTGCTGGTGGAGTGGCTGCTGGGCGTGGAGCTGCCCGCGGCCGCCCGCGTGGGTCCGGGGCTGGCCCTGCACCACGGCGTGGGGCTGGTGGTGAACGCCTACACCGTCATCGGGGCGGACGTGACCCTTCGCCACGGGACCACCCTGGGCCACAAGTCCTCCGAGCCGGAGGCGGAGCGCCTCTGCCCCCTGGTGGCGGACGGCGCGGACCTGGGCTCGGGCTGCACCATTCTGGGCCCGTTGCGCGTGGGCCGGGGCGCGGTGGTGGGCGCGGGGTCGGTGGTCACTCGCAACGTGGAGGACGGCGGCGTGGTGGCGGGCAACCCCGCCCGCCCGGTCACGCCCAGGGAGGGCTGA
- a CDS encoding NAD(P)/FAD-dependent oxidoreductase, translated as MTATQKKSFDVIIVGGGPAGLFAAYHLAEHSDLDVLLIDKGKGPSKRKCPIAQQTYADCVKCRPCNILAGVGGAGLFSDGKLNFIHILGKTDLTQFMPVPEAKALIDETEAIFNRFGMDAPVYPTDMDRARSIRKEARKKGVDLLLIKQKHLGSDKLPGHIETMSEHIRSKGVTIHTSEEVRDVEVENGAITGVTTNRGTYACKDVILAPGRVGAEWIGKLAERHGLERSQRGIEVGVRVEVHNDIMADLTDIIYDPTFFVQTDKYDDQTRTFCTNRGGFVSLENYQDFVCVNGHAYMDHKSENTNFAFLSKVILTEPVTDNQAYGESIGRLASLIGGGKPILQRFGDLVRGRRSTWNRVSKGAVDPTLTDVVCGDIAMALPERILTNIVQGLEKLDGIVPGVANDETLLYAPEIKFFATQVKTSADLRTDIEGMYVAGDGPGVAGNIVSAGATGLVPAKAIIQRRAQENG; from the coding sequence GTGACCGCGACCCAGAAGAAGAGCTTCGACGTCATCATCGTGGGCGGCGGCCCGGCCGGGCTGTTCGCCGCCTACCACCTGGCCGAGCATTCCGACCTCGACGTCCTGCTCATCGACAAGGGCAAGGGGCCCAGCAAGCGCAAGTGCCCCATCGCCCAGCAGACCTACGCCGACTGCGTCAAGTGCCGCCCCTGCAACATCCTTGCGGGCGTGGGCGGCGCGGGCCTCTTCTCCGACGGCAAGCTCAACTTCATCCACATCCTGGGCAAGACCGACCTCACCCAGTTCATGCCCGTGCCCGAGGCCAAGGCGCTCATCGACGAGACCGAGGCCATCTTCAACCGCTTCGGCATGGACGCCCCGGTCTACCCCACGGACATGGACCGCGCCCGGTCCATCCGCAAGGAGGCCCGCAAAAAGGGCGTGGACCTTCTGCTCATCAAGCAGAAGCACCTGGGCTCGGACAAGCTGCCCGGCCACATCGAGACCATGAGCGAGCACATCCGCTCCAAGGGCGTGACCATCCACACCTCCGAGGAGGTGCGGGACGTGGAGGTGGAGAACGGCGCCATCACCGGCGTGACCACCAACCGGGGCACCTACGCCTGCAAAGACGTCATCCTGGCCCCCGGCCGGGTGGGGGCGGAGTGGATCGGCAAGCTGGCCGAACGCCACGGGCTGGAGCGCTCCCAGCGCGGCATCGAGGTCGGGGTGCGGGTGGAGGTCCACAACGACATCATGGCCGACCTCACGGACATCATCTACGACCCCACCTTCTTCGTGCAGACGGACAAGTACGACGACCAGACCCGCACCTTCTGCACCAACCGGGGAGGCTTCGTCTCCCTGGAGAACTACCAGGACTTCGTCTGCGTCAACGGCCACGCCTACATGGACCACAAGTCGGAGAACACCAACTTCGCCTTCCTTTCCAAAGTCATCCTCACCGAGCCGGTCACCGACAACCAGGCCTATGGCGAGTCCATCGGCCGTTTGGCCAGCCTCATCGGCGGGGGCAAGCCCATTCTGCAGCGTTTCGGCGACCTGGTGCGCGGCCGCCGCTCCACCTGGAACCGCGTCTCCAAGGGCGCGGTGGACCCCACCCTGACCGACGTGGTCTGCGGTGACATTGCCATGGCCCTGCCCGAGCGCATCCTGACCAACATCGTGCAGGGGCTGGAAAAGCTGGACGGCATCGTGCCGGGCGTGGCCAACGACGAGACCCTGCTCTACGCCCCGGAGATCAAGTTCTTCGCCACCCAGGTCAAGACCAGCGCGGACTTGCGCACGGACATCGAAGGCATGTACGTTGCCGGTGACGGGCCCGGCGTGGCCGGGAACATTGTCTCCGCCGGGGCCACCGGGCTGGTTCCGGCCAAGGCCATCATCCAGCGCAGGGCACAGGAGAACGGATGA
- a CDS encoding methyl-accepting chemotaxis protein has protein sequence MRNITIRMRMILLIGLGLLFAAGVGGGFYLELLHVEDMAVESTQDTAMDGQKEKLKVATHSMAISLGDLIKDDASLDQKIATIRKAVDTIRFEEDESGYYFVYRQTTNVALPPNKDLQGEDLGDLKDPNGVRLVHELYQEAQDGGGFVQYIWPKPGAGDQPKLSYAEMIPGTDMWIGTGVYIDNVQAMMDEIGGTIDESVNNTLVYVFAAVLAALLLIVLPVSLMIFRSISRPLGRATETAQRVAEGDLEVDIEPQGRDEVTRLQTALRSMVETLRRNLGEIEAGRKEAAEKAEAAEQAAAQADEARRQAEEAKCEGLMDAANRLEHVVERLSSSSEEISAQADQINQGSAHQRERISETATAVEEMNATVLEVARNASTAAERAESSRGKANEGQEIVRRSMESMRRLEQIASSLKENMGSLGQKADDIGRVMNVINDIADQTNLLALNAAIEAARAGDAGRGFAVVADEVRKLAEKTMEATKEVGEAISGIQEVSRTNVDSVEQADEAVKEAVELAGSSEQSLRDIVSLAEETASQVSSIATAAEQQSAASEEINSSVSEVSRIANENADSMSQTAQAIQEQAAQAGELRKLVDDLKAEGGQAC, from the coding sequence ATGCGCAACATCACCATCCGCATGCGGATGATCCTGCTCATCGGACTCGGCCTGCTCTTCGCGGCCGGGGTGGGCGGAGGATTCTACCTGGAACTGCTCCACGTGGAGGACATGGCCGTGGAGAGCACCCAGGACACGGCGATGGACGGACAGAAGGAAAAGCTCAAGGTGGCCACCCATTCCATGGCCATATCCCTGGGCGACCTCATCAAGGACGACGCCTCCCTGGACCAGAAGATCGCCACCATCCGCAAGGCGGTGGACACCATACGGTTCGAGGAGGACGAGTCCGGCTACTACTTCGTCTACCGCCAGACCACCAACGTGGCCCTGCCGCCCAACAAGGACCTGCAGGGCGAGGATCTGGGCGACCTCAAGGACCCCAACGGCGTCCGCCTGGTGCATGAGCTCTACCAGGAGGCCCAGGACGGCGGCGGCTTCGTGCAGTACATCTGGCCCAAGCCGGGCGCTGGCGACCAGCCCAAGCTCTCCTACGCCGAGATGATTCCCGGCACCGACATGTGGATCGGCACCGGCGTCTACATCGACAACGTCCAGGCCATGATGGACGAAATCGGCGGCACCATCGACGAGTCGGTAAACAACACGCTGGTCTACGTTTTCGCCGCCGTGCTGGCCGCCCTGCTGCTCATCGTGCTGCCGGTCTCCCTGATGATCTTCCGCTCCATCTCCCGCCCCCTTGGCCGGGCCACGGAGACCGCCCAGCGCGTGGCCGAGGGCGACCTGGAGGTGGACATCGAGCCTCAGGGCCGCGACGAGGTCACCAGGCTGCAGACCGCCCTGCGCTCCATGGTGGAGACCCTGCGCCGCAACCTCGGCGAGATCGAGGCCGGGCGCAAGGAGGCCGCGGAGAAGGCCGAGGCCGCCGAGCAGGCCGCCGCCCAGGCGGACGAGGCCCGCCGCCAGGCCGAGGAGGCCAAGTGCGAGGGGCTCATGGACGCGGCCAACCGTCTGGAGCACGTGGTGGAGCGGCTGTCCTCCTCCTCCGAGGAAATCTCCGCCCAGGCCGACCAGATCAACCAGGGCTCCGCCCACCAGCGCGAGCGCATCTCCGAGACGGCCACCGCCGTGGAGGAGATGAACGCCACCGTGCTGGAGGTGGCCCGCAACGCCTCCACAGCTGCCGAGCGCGCCGAGTCCTCGCGCGGCAAGGCCAACGAGGGGCAGGAGATCGTGCGCCGCTCCATGGAGTCCATGCGGCGGCTGGAACAGATCGCCTCCTCCCTCAAGGAGAACATGGGCAGCCTGGGCCAGAAGGCGGACGACATCGGCCGGGTGATGAACGTCATCAACGACATCGCCGACCAGACCAACCTCCTGGCGCTCAACGCGGCCATCGAGGCAGCCCGGGCGGGCGACGCCGGGCGCGGCTTCGCCGTGGTGGCCGACGAGGTCCGCAAGCTGGCCGAAAAGACCATGGAGGCCACCAAGGAAGTGGGCGAGGCCATCAGCGGCATCCAGGAGGTCTCCCGCACCAACGTGGACAGCGTGGAGCAGGCGGACGAGGCAGTGAAGGAGGCCGTGGAACTGGCCGGATCCTCGGAGCAGTCCCTGCGCGACATCGTGAGCCTGGCCGAGGAGACCGCCTCACAGGTGTCCTCCATCGCCACGGCCGCGGAACAGCAGTCCGCCGCTTCGGAGGAGATCAACAGCTCCGTGTCCGAGGTCAGCCGCATCGCCAACGAGAACGCCGACTCCATGTCCCAGACCGCCCAGGCCATCCAGGAGCAGGCCGCCCAGGCGGGCGAACTGCGCAAGCTGGTGGACGACCTCAAGGCCGAGGGCGGCCAAGCCTGCTGA
- a CDS encoding CHASE2 domain-containing protein — MFCWGCCAWRWAATTFLRPLAVERLERQAFDWRMSLLPPPETGADIVVVHAGEETFAQLGEWPWPREVHARLLAKLGHADLVLLDVLFPERSDPGDDRMLAAVAGAMGSVVTAAHMVPDDGGMRVLPPYQDLREAASAVGVTNVDEDIDGLIRYAVPLRRVGKEYVPSLPLAGAARLLQAPLGLEGNGDGLRLTIGDHTVPLDRQGRMWINFSSGPPAAYEYGRVLDGRVEPETFKGKVVVVGMGASGLEDFHVVPDGGVDSQVIPGTRFNAEVLSTLLDGRVPGRISPLLAAGMTLALSLAAALLALWRRPLPGALVAGGVLLLFAGAEVLAFTRWLVWADMVAPAAGMAVAFTAASLSRMHVMHRDWTLKTFSITSLHDLQGQGLSAFPSLDAYLRAVWPEIQANTRVQLVSPMAGEKELPRPVREALRGACSSPDAPENGATVMVQSAGQPFPSTMAVPVAEEHGKGTLYTLVGWKGRLADETAKTIATTLLSASWFFNA; from the coding sequence TTGTTCTGCTGGGGCTGTTGTGCTTGGCGCTGGGCCGCCACCACGTTCCTGCGGCCCCTGGCCGTGGAGCGCCTGGAGCGGCAGGCCTTCGACTGGCGCATGTCCCTGCTGCCGCCACCCGAGACTGGCGCGGACATCGTGGTGGTGCACGCCGGGGAGGAGACCTTCGCCCAGCTTGGCGAATGGCCCTGGCCGCGCGAGGTGCACGCTAGGCTGCTGGCCAAGCTGGGCCACGCCGATCTGGTGCTGCTGGACGTGCTCTTTCCGGAGCGCAGCGATCCCGGGGACGACCGGATGTTGGCCGCGGTGGCCGGAGCAATGGGAAGCGTGGTTACGGCCGCGCACATGGTTCCGGATGACGGCGGCATGCGGGTACTGCCGCCCTACCAGGATCTGCGGGAGGCGGCCAGCGCCGTGGGCGTGACCAACGTGGACGAGGACATCGACGGCCTGATCCGCTACGCCGTGCCCTTGCGCCGGGTGGGCAAGGAATACGTCCCCTCCCTGCCACTGGCCGGGGCCGCCCGGCTGCTGCAGGCCCCGCTCGGCCTGGAGGGCAACGGGGACGGCCTGCGACTGACCATTGGCGACCACACCGTTCCCCTGGACCGCCAGGGGCGCATGTGGATCAATTTCTCTTCCGGCCCGCCCGCCGCCTACGAGTACGGCCGCGTGCTGGATGGCCGGGTGGAGCCGGAGACGTTCAAGGGCAAGGTGGTCGTGGTGGGCATGGGCGCCTCCGGCCTGGAGGACTTCCATGTGGTGCCTGACGGCGGCGTGGACAGCCAAGTGATACCCGGCACCCGCTTCAACGCGGAGGTGCTGTCCACCCTGCTGGACGGGAGGGTTCCGGGCCGCATCAGCCCCCTGTTGGCGGCAGGGATGACCCTGGCGCTTTCCCTGGCGGCGGCGCTGCTGGCCCTGTGGCGCAGGCCCCTGCCCGGGGCGCTGGTGGCCGGCGGGGTTCTGCTTCTGTTTGCGGGGGCGGAGGTCCTGGCCTTCACCCGGTGGCTGGTTTGGGCGGACATGGTGGCCCCGGCGGCCGGAATGGCCGTGGCTTTCACCGCGGCGTCGCTTTCGCGCATGCACGTCATGCACCGCGACTGGACCCTGAAAACCTTCTCCATCACCTCGCTGCACGACCTGCAGGGACAGGGCCTTTCCGCCTTCCCGAGCCTGGACGCCTATCTCCGGGCGGTCTGGCCGGAGATACAGGCCAACACCCGGGTGCAACTCGTCTCCCCCATGGCCGGGGAAAAGGAACTGCCCCGCCCGGTGCGGGAGGCCCTGCGCGGCGCGTGCTCGTCCCCGGACGCCCCGGAGAACGGGGCCACCGTCATGGTGCAAAGCGCGGGGCAGCCCTTTCCCTCGACCATGGCCGTGCCCGTGGCCGAGGAGCATGGGAAGGGCACGCTCTATACGCTCGTTGGCTGGAAGGGCAGGCTGGCTGACGAGACGGCCAAGACCATCGCCACCACGCTGTTGTCGGCATCCTGGTTTTTCAACGCGTAG
- a CDS encoding FecR domain-containing protein, whose protein sequence is MPGNKLEVKTPHMVAAVRGTEFTMEVTDMATELAVSEGVVDATDNGGATESVSAGQDTVADTEGFAGLGKPSFVAHHAKVMAKETKASRARAAQAAARGQGRGKGKGLDSAPGQSKGKGNQGLGRAGAPGQSQGQGKGLGRDGSQGRGTASVAPRATPETPGATPVGMLVATPARF, encoded by the coding sequence GTGCCCGGCAACAAGCTGGAAGTGAAAACCCCGCACATGGTGGCGGCCGTGCGCGGCACGGAGTTCACCATGGAAGTCACCGACATGGCCACTGAACTGGCCGTGAGCGAGGGGGTGGTCGATGCCACGGACAACGGCGGCGCAACCGAGTCGGTCTCCGCCGGGCAGGATACGGTGGCTGATACGGAAGGCTTCGCCGGGCTGGGCAAGCCGTCCTTCGTGGCCCACCACGCCAAGGTCATGGCCAAGGAGACCAAGGCCTCCCGCGCCCGGGCGGCCCAGGCGGCCGCGCGCGGCCAGGGCCGAGGAAAGGGGAAAGGGCTTGATTCCGCGCCCGGCCAGAGCAAGGGCAAGGGCAACCAGGGTCTCGGCAGGGCCGGAGCGCCCGGCCAGAGCCAAGGCCAGGGCAAGGGCCTTGGCCGCGACGGCTCGCAGGGCCGGGGCACGGCGTCGGTGGCTCCCCGGGCAACTCCGGAAACGCCGGGGGCAACGCCGGTGGGAATGCTGGTGGCAACTCCGGCGCGATTCTGA